A single region of the Chrysoperla carnea chromosome 5, inChrCarn1.1, whole genome shotgun sequence genome encodes:
- the LOC123300936 gene encoding pseudouridine-5'-phosphatase-like: MTTIRYSPVTHVIFDLDGTLVDTEDIIHKIMSDIVTKTYEKEYPANIRHFTAGQTMVNTANIVIKQCELNCDTIEFIAAVDLVARHYLSECKLKPGAERLVKHFYMHDIPICVATSSDMESVMLKSTNHRSLFSLFHHITTAAKNPEVKYSKPEPDVFLVAASKFEEHPRPYKCLVFEDAYLGVLGGRRAGMQVVMIPDPSLPEDDTFMATKVLPSMLYFEPEMFGLPSFEP, translated from the exons atgacaaCAATTCGTTATTCACCGGTAACGCATGTTATTTTTGATTTGGATGGTACGTTGGTCGATACGGAagatataattcataaaataatgtcaGATATAGTCACAAAAACATACGAAAAAGAGTACCCTGCTAATATTCGACATTTTACAGCCGGTCAAACTATGGTGAACACTGCAAATATAGTTATCAAGCAATGTGAATTAAATTGTGATACAATTGAATTTATAGCAGCAGTAGATCTGGTAGCAAGACATTATTTATCAGAGTGTAAATTAAAACCAGGTGCCGAAAG GTTAGTTAAACACTTTTATATGCATGACATTCCAATCTGCGTCGCTACATCATCAGATATGGAATCTGTTATGCTGAAATCAACGAATCATAGGAGTTTATTCAGTTTGTTTCATCATATTACGACAGCCGCAAAAAATCCAGAAGTTAAATATTCAAAACCCGAGCCAGATGTTTTTCTAGTTGCAGCTTCTAAATTTGAAGAACATCCACGTCCGTATAAATGTTTGGTCTTTGAAGATGCTTATTTGGGTGTTTTAGGCGGTAGACGAGCTGGAATGCAAGTTGTAATGATACCTGATCCAAGTTTACCAGAGGATGATACATTTATGGCAACTAAAGTGTTACCGTCTATGCTATATTTTGAACCCGAAATGTTCGGCTTGCCCTCATTCGAACCttga
- the LOC123300896 gene encoding uncharacterized protein LOC123300896, whose product MRVPVIVLHLFTIVFYCLINNADTKQEDKNAKNIKQYLSHIPEEQIAKFQKFDYKSWNLEIAQKLQETESMPDSTISSKTCKPRSIFPGTLGCIYCICNDRGTNAYCVPLECKRGVKGIL is encoded by the exons atgcGTGTGCCTGTGATAGTATTACACCTGTTTACAATAGTATTTTACTGTTTAATTAACAATGCAGATACTAAACA agaggataaaaacgcaaaaaatattaaacaatatttatcacATATACCAGAAGAACaaattgcaaaatttcaaaaattcgattataaatcatggaatttggaGATAGCGCAAAAGTTACAAGAAACGGAGAGCATGCCTGACAG TACAATTTCATCGAAAACGTGTAAGCCGAGATCGATATTCCCAGGAACTTTAGGATGTATATATTGCATTTGTAATGATCGAGGTACGAACGCATATTGTGTACCTCTTGAATGTAAAAGAGGTGTAAAAGGAATCCTTTAA